One genomic window of Aliiroseovarius sp. M344 includes the following:
- the creD gene encoding cell envelope integrity protein CreD has translation MKSLGWRFLIVGLLCLVMFIPLMMVSDIVSSRRAYSEDTIRSVGREWGGAQTLSGPQIVIPVKARVKVTELRNVIDPETGLVMRDQDTGKNLQKLVEEERIEAREALYVYPDLFDVQITTQTQMRHRGIFQVPVYQAVANIEADFPLDRVEATLKDGEFAIWEEAEFRLTVSSNRALRGEASLQANGKNILLEPLSGQAGLRAHLGNGKDTKKFELSLAFNGATDLRVAPVGRTSTVRMISDWPDPSFGGAFLPDESDITETGFSAKWTIPHLARSLPQIARIDREDLSRSETAFGVSFYQPNDFYQKAWRAARYGILFVSLTFLTVLLIDMQSKRPVHPVQYLMIGLSQAVFTLLMLAYAEQVGFGLAYLGSAAALIVLLVLFGNFALKLGSRVWVLAAMLVLLYAILYLILYSTDYALLAGASLAFVAIGATMYATRNEEWYSEAGPGSGWFGKRAAKKEALAPVQTKET, from the coding sequence ATGAAATCATTGGGTTGGCGTTTCTTGATCGTGGGACTTTTGTGCCTTGTAATGTTCATCCCGCTGATGATGGTCTCGGACATCGTAAGCTCGCGGCGCGCCTATTCTGAAGACACCATACGTTCAGTTGGTCGTGAATGGGGTGGAGCACAGACACTTTCGGGCCCTCAGATCGTTATCCCGGTGAAGGCGCGCGTTAAGGTCACTGAGCTTCGCAATGTGATCGATCCAGAGACGGGGTTGGTGATGCGAGATCAGGATACAGGCAAAAACCTGCAAAAGCTTGTTGAGGAAGAACGGATCGAAGCGCGCGAAGCGCTTTATGTCTATCCCGATCTCTTTGACGTGCAGATCACGACCCAAACCCAGATGCGCCACCGCGGAATTTTCCAAGTGCCCGTATATCAGGCCGTCGCGAACATAGAGGCTGATTTCCCGCTTGATCGCGTCGAAGCAACCCTGAAAGACGGTGAATTTGCGATTTGGGAAGAGGCTGAGTTTCGGCTGACCGTCAGTTCAAACCGCGCTTTGCGTGGCGAAGCCAGCTTGCAGGCTAACGGCAAAAATATTCTTCTCGAACCGCTAAGTGGGCAGGCAGGTCTGCGTGCCCATCTTGGCAACGGCAAAGACACCAAGAAATTCGAGCTGTCACTGGCGTTCAATGGGGCCACCGATTTGCGCGTGGCACCTGTCGGCCGGACGAGCACGGTCAGAATGATAAGCGACTGGCCAGATCCGAGTTTCGGCGGAGCCTTTTTACCCGATGAATCTGATATTACGGAGACAGGCTTCAGCGCCAAATGGACCATCCCCCATCTGGCACGCAGTCTGCCCCAAATCGCGCGCATCGACCGCGAGGACCTGTCGCGCTCAGAGACAGCGTTTGGGGTCAGCTTCTATCAACCCAACGATTTCTATCAGAAAGCTTGGCGCGCTGCGCGATATGGCATTTTGTTTGTTTCGCTGACATTTCTGACGGTTTTGTTGATCGACATGCAAAGCAAACGGCCGGTCCATCCGGTGCAATATCTGATGATCGGTCTTTCGCAGGCGGTGTTTACCCTGCTGATGCTGGCCTATGCCGAGCAGGTTGGATTTGGCCTTGCTTATCTTGGTTCCGCGGCAGCCTTGATCGTGCTTCTGGTGTTGTTTGGGAATTTTGCTCTGAAGCTTGGATCACGGGTCTGGGTGCTGGCGGCAATGTTGGTGCTGCTCTATGCCATTCTCTATCTGATCTTGTATTCGACAGACTATGCGTTGCTTGCCGGCGCGTCCCTCGCGTTTGTTGCGATCGGGGCGACCATGTATGCGACGCGGAACGAAGAATGGTACAGCGAAGCCGGACCCGGATCGGGATGGTTCGGGAAACGGGCCGCCAAGAAAGAGGCTCTCGCACCGGTTCAAACCAAAGAGACCTGA
- a CDS encoding SulP family inorganic anion transporter has product MKPKILTTLPDYTRSLFMQDAIAGLTVAMVALPLSLAIAIASGADPSKGLVTAIVAGFLISLLGGSRVQIGGPTGAFIVVVFSVVAEHGYDGLVMATFMAGLILLVAGYFRAGNLIRLIPEPVINGFTIGIAVIIATSQLKDLFGLSPSENPAEFIAKVEGLWTARPTFSMAAAVIGLSTMVLIVLFRRAAPKLPGLIFAVAITSALVALADLPVETIHSRFGDLPNTLPWPAMPEISFERIVELLPSALIIAFLAGVESLLSAMVADRMISGHHRPNAELLAQGAANIGSSLFGGMPATGAIARTATNIRAGGKTPVAGLIHAVIILLIMLVASRLVGYLAMPALAGLLILTAWNMSEPHKWSSYLEERKTDIFLLTLTMILTVLADLTVAIGVGVALGLALRLQRRDIPESVWSEPDR; this is encoded by the coding sequence ATGAAACCTAAGATTCTCACGACGCTACCAGACTATACGCGTTCTCTCTTTATGCAGGACGCCATAGCTGGCTTGACGGTTGCGATGGTCGCATTGCCGCTCAGCCTTGCCATTGCGATTGCGTCTGGCGCGGATCCTTCAAAAGGGCTTGTGACTGCGATTGTCGCCGGTTTTTTGATTTCGCTTCTGGGCGGAAGTCGGGTGCAGATCGGCGGTCCCACAGGGGCCTTTATCGTCGTCGTTTTCAGCGTGGTCGCGGAACATGGCTATGACGGATTGGTCATGGCCACTTTCATGGCCGGTCTGATCTTGTTGGTCGCCGGATATTTCCGGGCGGGAAACCTCATAAGACTCATTCCGGAGCCGGTCATCAATGGCTTTACCATCGGCATCGCAGTCATCATCGCAACAAGCCAGCTCAAGGACCTTTTCGGGCTTTCACCATCCGAAAATCCCGCTGAATTTATCGCCAAGGTTGAAGGTCTTTGGACTGCCCGTCCGACTTTTTCCATGGCAGCGGCAGTCATCGGCCTGTCCACAATGGTGCTGATCGTGTTGTTTCGCCGAGCAGCACCAAAACTGCCCGGATTGATCTTTGCGGTCGCAATCACGTCAGCACTTGTGGCGCTTGCCGATCTTCCGGTCGAAACTATTCATTCCCGGTTCGGCGATTTGCCGAACACCCTGCCATGGCCCGCGATGCCTGAGATCAGCTTTGAGCGGATCGTCGAACTGCTGCCATCGGCACTCATCATCGCGTTTCTGGCGGGTGTTGAGTCCCTGCTGTCTGCCATGGTGGCCGACCGCATGATTTCCGGTCATCACCGCCCGAATGCAGAACTGCTCGCGCAAGGTGCTGCAAACATCGGATCGTCTCTTTTTGGGGGCATGCCCGCGACGGGGGCCATTGCCCGCACAGCGACCAATATCCGAGCGGGCGGCAAGACGCCGGTGGCAGGGTTGATCCATGCTGTGATCATTCTGCTTATCATGCTGGTCGCGTCACGCCTTGTAGGATATCTCGCCATGCCTGCACTGGCGGGTCTGTTGATCCTTACGGCGTGGAATATGAGCGAGCCGCACAAATGGAGCAGCTATCTGGAGGAGCGAAAAACGGACATCTTCCTGCTTACGCTGACTATGATCCTGACCGTCTTAGCCGACCTGACGGTCGCTATCGGTGTCGGGGTTGCCTTGGGTCTGGCGCTCCGTCTGCAACGTCGCGATATCCCTGAATCCGTATGGTCCGAGCCGGACCGGTAA
- the deoD gene encoding purine-nucleoside phosphorylase, with product MTIHIGAAPGQIAETVLMPGDPYRARWAAENFLDGAELVNEVRGMLGFTGTYKGNRVSIQGSGMGMPSLSIYANELIRDFGAKTLIRVGSIGGMQPQVKVRDVIIAMTCTTVATPSSSMFRELNYSPCADYGLLEAAVAATRTRDVGVHVGGIYSSDTFYDERPDLNEQMTRHGILGVEMEAAELYTLAARHGVRALGIMTVSDHLQTGEALPSDQREKSFGDMIEIALEAAFA from the coding sequence ATGACCATCCACATTGGTGCCGCACCCGGCCAGATCGCTGAAACCGTCCTGATGCCGGGCGATCCCTATCGCGCCCGCTGGGCTGCCGAGAATTTCTTGGACGGCGCTGAGTTGGTCAATGAAGTGCGTGGCATGCTTGGCTTTACCGGAACCTACAAGGGCAACCGCGTGTCCATCCAAGGGTCCGGTATGGGCATGCCCAGCCTGTCGATCTACGCCAACGAGCTGATCCGCGACTTCGGCGCGAAAACACTGATCCGTGTCGGTTCGATCGGTGGCATGCAGCCGCAGGTGAAAGTCCGGGATGTGATCATTGCGATGACCTGCACGACTGTGGCGACACCGTCATCATCGATGTTCCGCGAACTGAATTATTCGCCTTGCGCCGATTACGGGCTGCTGGAGGCCGCTGTTGCCGCGACGCGCACGCGCGATGTCGGGGTCCATGTGGGGGGCATCTACAGCTCGGACACTTTCTATGACGAACGCCCCGACCTGAACGAGCAAATGACCCGCCACGGCATTCTGGGGGTCGAGATGGAGGCCGCCGAGCTATATACACTGGCCGCCCGCCATGGCGTGCGTGCCTTGGGGATCATGACAGTATCGGATCACCTTCAAACAGGCGAAGCCCTACCATCCGACCAACGCGAAAAAAGCTTTGGCGATATGATCGAGATTGCGCTGGAAGCGGCCTTCGCCTGA
- a CDS encoding DUF4329 domain-containing protein, which produces MRWLFFALFILPLPAWAQEPGELALVKKVFAKLQPISIKANREYCGYIGYNASGKLVASNAKRGGKGSCLANDPVNLETVIASYHTHGAFSTRYANEVPSGDDMETDEIEGIDGWVATPGGRLWYIDTEDMVTSQICGIGCLPMDAKFRQGDMGKIAQSYNYDQLIEKLVELDE; this is translated from the coding sequence ATGCGCTGGTTGTTCTTTGCCCTCTTTATCCTCCCACTTCCTGCTTGGGCGCAAGAGCCGGGCGAACTTGCCTTGGTCAAGAAGGTGTTTGCTAAACTGCAACCGATCTCGATCAAAGCCAATCGCGAATACTGCGGCTATATCGGTTACAACGCATCCGGCAAGCTGGTGGCGTCGAATGCCAAGCGGGGGGGCAAAGGGTCGTGTCTGGCGAATGATCCGGTCAATCTTGAGACGGTGATCGCATCATACCATACCCACGGTGCATTCTCGACCCGCTATGCGAACGAGGTCCCGTCTGGCGATGACATGGAGACCGACGAGATTGAGGGCATCGATGGTTGGGTTGCCACTCCCGGCGGTCGCCTTTGGTATATTGATACAGAAGATATGGTCACCAGCCAGATTTGCGGGATTGGGTGTTTGCCGATGGATGCCAAATTCAGGCAAGGCGACATGGGGAAGATCGCGCAAAGTTACAATTACGACCAACTCATTGAAAAGCTGGTCGAATTGGACGAATAG
- a CDS encoding protein meaA: MSSNTIRPWLFRTYAGHSTAKASNALYRNNLSKGQTGLSVAFDLPTQTGYDSDHKLSRGEVGKVGVPLGHLGDMRALFADIPLEQMNTSMTINATAPWLLSLYIAAAEEQGADISKLQGTVQNDIIKEYLSRGTYVCPPEPSLRMITDVAAYTREHLPKWNPMNVCSYHLQEAGATPEEELAFALATAIAVLDDLKNKVPAEAFPAMVGRISFFVNAGIRFVTEMCKMRAFVELWDEITRERYGVEDPKFRRFRYGVQVNSLGLTEQQPENNVYRILIEMLAVTLSKNARARAVQLPAWNEALGLPRPWDQQWSLRMQQILAYETDLLEFDDLFDENPAVDRKVAELKDGARAELAQIDGMGGAVAAIEYMKSRLVDSNARRINKIEAGETTVVGVNRWTEAAESPLTSGDGAIMVADAEAEADQIARLDQWRADRDDAKVKAALDGLRAAAKSGDNIMPPSIAAAKAGVTTGEWGEVMRQAFGQYRAPTGVSKNPSNRTEGLDDIRARVDAVSDALGRRLTFLVGKPGLDGHSNGAEQIAARARDCGMDITYEGIRLTPEELVASALETKAHVVGLSILSGSHIPLLEELIDRMRDAALGHIPVVAGGIIPDDDAERLRAMGVAKVYTPKDFELNTIMDDIVTLVAPKTVAAE, translated from the coding sequence ATGTCTTCAAATACGATCCGCCCTTGGCTATTCCGCACCTATGCCGGTCACTCGACCGCCAAAGCCTCGAACGCGCTGTACCGTAATAACCTGTCCAAGGGGCAAACCGGGTTGTCCGTGGCCTTCGATCTGCCGACCCAGACCGGTTATGACAGTGACCACAAGCTCTCACGGGGTGAAGTGGGCAAGGTTGGTGTGCCGCTTGGTCACCTTGGTGACATGCGCGCATTATTTGCCGATATCCCGCTTGAGCAGATGAACACCTCGATGACGATCAACGCCACTGCGCCATGGCTGTTGTCACTATATATTGCTGCGGCAGAGGAACAGGGCGCGGACATCTCGAAGCTGCAGGGCACGGTTCAGAACGACATTATCAAGGAATACTTGTCTCGCGGCACCTATGTCTGCCCGCCCGAACCTTCGTTGCGCATGATCACCGACGTGGCCGCCTACACCCGCGAACATCTGCCAAAGTGGAACCCGATGAACGTGTGTTCCTATCACCTTCAAGAAGCCGGGGCGACGCCGGAAGAAGAACTGGCCTTTGCGCTGGCCACCGCGATTGCCGTACTGGACGATCTGAAAAACAAAGTTCCCGCCGAGGCCTTTCCCGCCATGGTCGGCCGTATCAGCTTCTTCGTGAACGCAGGCATCCGTTTCGTCACCGAGATGTGCAAGATGCGCGCCTTTGTCGAACTGTGGGACGAAATCACCCGTGAGCGTTACGGCGTCGAAGACCCGAAATTCCGCCGCTTCCGTTATGGTGTGCAGGTGAACTCGTTGGGTCTGACCGAGCAGCAGCCTGAAAACAACGTCTACCGCATTCTGATCGAGATGCTGGCGGTGACGCTGTCGAAAAACGCCCGCGCACGCGCCGTGCAGCTACCCGCATGGAACGAGGCACTTGGCCTGCCCCGCCCTTGGGACCAGCAATGGTCCCTGCGCATGCAACAGATTCTGGCCTATGAAACAGACCTTTTGGAATTCGACGACCTGTTTGATGAAAACCCCGCCGTGGACCGCAAAGTTGCCGAGCTGAAGGACGGCGCGCGTGCCGAACTGGCGCAGATTGACGGGATGGGTGGCGCAGTGGCCGCCATCGAGTACATGAAGTCGCGTCTGGTGGACTCCAATGCCCGCCGTATCAACAAGATTGAGGCTGGCGAAACCACCGTCGTTGGCGTGAACCGTTGGACAGAAGCCGCCGAAAGCCCGCTGACATCTGGCGACGGAGCGATCATGGTGGCAGATGCGGAAGCCGAAGCCGATCAAATCGCGCGACTGGACCAATGGCGCGCGGACCGTGACGATGCCAAGGTCAAAGCCGCGCTTGACGGGTTGCGTGCCGCCGCGAAGTCCGGCGACAACATCATGCCACCCTCAATTGCCGCGGCCAAAGCCGGCGTGACAACCGGCGAATGGGGCGAAGTGATGCGTCAGGCTTTCGGGCAATATCGTGCGCCGACGGGCGTGTCGAAAAACCCATCCAATCGCACCGAAGGGCTGGACGACATCCGTGCCCGTGTGGACGCCGTATCCGACGCTCTTGGCCGCCGCCTGACCTTTTTGGTCGGCAAACCGGGACTGGACGGCCATTCCAACGGGGCCGAACAAATCGCCGCCCGCGCCCGCGACTGTGGCATGGACATCACCTATGAAGGGATCCGGCTGACGCCAGAGGAACTTGTCGCATCTGCTTTGGAGACCAAAGCCCATGTAGTCGGCCTATCGATCCTGTCAGGCAGCCACATTCCTTTGTTGGAAGAGTTGATCGATCGGATGCGCGACGCGGCATTGGGGCACATTCCAGTTGTCGCGGGTGGTATTATCCCGGATGACGACGCAGAGCGGCTGCGCGCCATGGGCGTCGCGAAGGTCTATACCCCAAAAGATTTTGAGCTGAATACCATCATGGACGACATTGTAACCTTGGTTGCGCCGAAAACCGTAGCCGCCGAGTAA
- a CDS encoding 1-acyl-sn-glycerol-3-phosphate acyltransferase, with the protein MTRAIELPLWLLILILAFATVTFASHFLFPSVRWFFRKRLVRAVDRLNEKLERPIEPFKLARRYDMVQRLSYDPEVAKAIAEHARTNGVPEQVAFEKAQRYAREIVPRFSATAYFGFGIRVAKLLSRSFYRVRLGAFDEARLKEIDPESTIVFVMNHRSNMDYVLVTWLAAERSHLSYAVGEWARVWPLRTLIRSMGAYFIRRKSRNALYRKVLSRYVRLATDGNVTQAMFPEGGLSLNGTVGEPKLGLLSYLVQDFDPDVNRNVVFVPVAMNYDRVLEDRVLVLADIKGNRRFGLRFKYVARHVGRHVWQRLTGKFHRFGYASVSFGVPLSLNDYLSDRNPADVLENLGHELMSRIRDVVPVLPVPVVAAIMLEKETHTRAEVETRFATLVSDMEANGAHVHLPRGDMAYAAEVGLRLLTLRKLIIEKGEGQDALYSVNLPDRLILAYYANSIAHLSGDISPIQISDLTPAEVADAAILP; encoded by the coding sequence ATGACGCGCGCGATAGAATTGCCCCTTTGGCTTCTTATCCTGATCCTGGCCTTTGCCACGGTGACATTTGCATCGCATTTCTTATTTCCGTCAGTCCGCTGGTTCTTCCGCAAACGGCTCGTGCGGGCCGTTGACCGATTGAACGAGAAGCTTGAACGCCCGATCGAGCCATTCAAGCTCGCCCGACGCTACGATATGGTCCAGCGGTTGTCCTATGATCCCGAAGTCGCGAAGGCGATTGCCGAACATGCGCGCACTAACGGTGTGCCCGAACAGGTGGCGTTTGAAAAAGCGCAGCGATACGCCCGTGAGATTGTGCCAAGGTTTTCCGCCACGGCCTATTTCGGCTTCGGCATCCGCGTTGCCAAACTGCTTAGCCGCTCGTTTTATCGTGTACGGCTCGGCGCGTTTGATGAAGCCCGACTGAAAGAAATCGATCCTGAGTCAACCATCGTGTTCGTGATGAACCACCGGTCGAACATGGATTACGTATTGGTCACTTGGTTGGCCGCCGAACGATCACACCTGTCCTATGCGGTTGGAGAGTGGGCACGCGTATGGCCCTTGCGCACTCTCATCCGATCTATGGGCGCTTATTTCATCCGACGCAAAAGCCGCAATGCGCTCTATCGCAAAGTGCTGTCGCGTTACGTGCGGCTCGCGACCGATGGAAATGTGACCCAAGCGATGTTTCCCGAAGGCGGCCTTAGCCTGAATGGCACGGTGGGCGAACCTAAGCTGGGATTGCTGAGCTATCTGGTTCAGGACTTTGATCCAGACGTGAACAGAAATGTCGTCTTTGTGCCGGTCGCGATGAATTATGATCGGGTCTTGGAAGACCGCGTGCTTGTATTGGCGGACATCAAGGGGAACCGGCGGTTTGGTCTGCGGTTCAAATATGTTGCCCGCCATGTTGGTCGCCATGTCTGGCAGCGCCTGACCGGCAAGTTTCACCGTTTCGGCTATGCCAGCGTTTCGTTCGGTGTTCCATTGTCATTGAATGACTATCTAAGTGACCGTAACCCGGCAGATGTCCTGGAGAACCTTGGTCACGAACTGATGTCACGCATTCGCGACGTGGTGCCGGTTTTACCGGTGCCTGTTGTGGCCGCTATTATGCTTGAGAAAGAGACCCACACACGGGCCGAGGTCGAGACCCGTTTCGCGACCCTTGTTTCTGATATGGAAGCCAATGGGGCGCATGTTCATTTGCCCCGTGGCGATATGGCTTATGCCGCCGAAGTTGGCCTTCGGCTTTTAACGCTGCGCAAACTCATCATCGAAAAAGGTGAGGGGCAGGACGCGCTTTACAGTGTTAATTTGCCGGACCGCTTGATACTGGCCTATTATGCAAATTCCATTGCACATCTGTCGGGCGATATCAGCCCTATTCAAATTTCGGACCTGACCCCAGCCGAGGTCGCTGACGCCGCCATATTGCCGTAA
- the ccrA gene encoding crotonyl-CoA carboxylase/reductase yields MALDTQPSIADYDAPKKDLYEIGEMPPLGHVPKQMYAWAIRRERHGEPDKSFLVEVVDTPVLDSHEVLVLVMAAGVNYNGVWAGLGVPISPFDGHGADYHIAGSDASGIVWAVGDKVKTWKVGDEVVIHCNQDDGDDEECNGGDPMFSPSQRIWGYETPDGSFAQFTNVQAQQLLPRPKHLTWEESACYTLTLATAYRMLFGHAPHELKPGQNVLVWGASGGLGSFAIQLINAAGANAVGVISEEDKRDFVMGLGAKGVINRKDFNCWGQLPTVNTPEYAAWFKEVRKFGKAIWDITGKGNNVDMVFEHPGEATFPVSTFVCKKGGMVVICAGTTGFNCTFDVRYLWMHQKRIQGSHFAHLKQAASANRMMVERRIDPCMSEVFPWDEIPDAHMKMLRNEHKPGNMAVLVQAPKTGLRTFEDALEAGPK; encoded by the coding sequence ATGGCTTTGGATACACAACCCAGCATCGCTGATTACGATGCCCCGAAGAAAGACCTTTACGAGATTGGCGAAATGCCACCACTCGGCCATGTGCCAAAGCAAATGTATGCTTGGGCAATCCGCCGTGAACGTCACGGCGAACCCGACAAGTCGTTCCTGGTCGAGGTTGTGGACACGCCTGTTCTGGACAGCCACGAAGTGCTGGTTCTCGTTATGGCGGCCGGCGTGAATTACAATGGCGTCTGGGCGGGTCTGGGCGTGCCGATCTCGCCATTCGACGGACACGGTGCTGATTACCATATCGCGGGGTCGGATGCGTCGGGCATCGTTTGGGCTGTTGGCGATAAGGTGAAGACTTGGAAAGTCGGCGACGAAGTTGTCATCCACTGTAACCAAGACGACGGCGACGACGAAGAATGTAACGGTGGTGATCCAATGTTCTCGCCGTCGCAGCGTATCTGGGGATACGAGACGCCAGACGGATCATTCGCGCAATTCACCAACGTGCAAGCACAGCAGCTGTTGCCACGTCCCAAGCACCTGACCTGGGAAGAGAGCGCCTGTTACACGCTGACACTCGCGACCGCTTACCGGATGTTGTTCGGTCACGCACCGCACGAACTGAAGCCGGGCCAGAACGTGTTGGTTTGGGGCGCGTCAGGCGGCCTTGGCTCTTTCGCGATCCAATTGATCAACGCGGCGGGCGCCAACGCGGTGGGCGTGATTTCGGAAGAAGACAAACGCGACTTCGTTATGGGCCTTGGCGCAAAAGGCGTGATCAATCGCAAGGATTTCAACTGCTGGGGCCAATTGCCCACGGTGAACACGCCAGAATACGCGGCTTGGTTCAAAGAAGTCCGCAAATTCGGCAAAGCCATCTGGGACATCACCGGCAAAGGCAATAATGTCGACATGGTGTTCGAACACCCCGGCGAAGCCACCTTCCCGGTTTCGACGTTTGTCTGCAAGAAAGGCGGGATGGTCGTGATCTGCGCCGGTACGACAGGGTTCAACTGCACATTTGATGTTCGGTATCTGTGGATGCACCAAAAACGCATTCAGGGCAGCCACTTTGCCCACCTGAAGCAAGCCGCGTCCGCCAACCGCATGATGGTCGAGCGTCGCATCGACCCCTGCATGTCGGAGGTATTCCCATGGGACGAGATCCCGGATGCGCATATGAAGATGCTGCGCAACGAGCATAAACCGGGGAACATGGCCGTTTTGGTACAAGCACCAAAAACCGGGCTGCGCACCTTTGAAGACGCACTGGAAGCCGGCCCGAAGTAA
- a CDS encoding helix-turn-helix transcriptional regulator: MKNRLEDLVSTLQAASSLEDLQVVTEALRDHYGVTHTVYHWVNSVGERFGAGTYSAEWVDRYLEKDYLRIDPVIFGCFQRFTPVIWKELDWSSKAAREMFQDAMDHGLGNQGFTIPIRGPNGQFALFTMNANTEDDAWETFVDENTRDLMIVSHELNKKALEFEKWGQDGQSPALSPRELSAMTCLAKGMNRAQSAAELKISEHTLRVYIESARHKLGAMNTTHAVARALSTGIIIV, translated from the coding sequence ATGAAAAACCGGTTGGAAGACCTTGTCTCTACGTTGCAGGCGGCGAGCTCGCTTGAAGACCTGCAAGTCGTTACAGAGGCCTTGCGCGACCACTACGGCGTCACGCACACGGTTTATCATTGGGTAAATTCAGTTGGTGAAAGGTTTGGTGCTGGGACCTACAGCGCCGAATGGGTCGACCGTTACCTCGAGAAAGATTACCTGCGCATTGATCCAGTTATTTTTGGATGTTTTCAAAGGTTTACACCTGTAATTTGGAAAGAGCTCGACTGGTCATCCAAGGCCGCCCGTGAGATGTTTCAGGACGCAATGGATCATGGGCTTGGCAACCAGGGATTCACCATTCCGATCCGCGGACCCAATGGACAATTCGCGTTGTTCACCATGAATGCCAACACAGAAGATGACGCGTGGGAAACTTTTGTAGATGAGAACACGCGCGACCTGATGATCGTTTCACATGAGCTGAACAAAAAAGCGTTGGAATTCGAGAAATGGGGGCAGGATGGTCAGTCGCCTGCTTTGTCACCGCGGGAGTTGTCTGCCATGACCTGTCTGGCAAAAGGAATGAACCGCGCACAATCGGCGGCAGAGTTGAAGATTTCTGAGCACACCCTGAGAGTGTATATAGAATCGGCACGCCATAAATTGGGAGCTATGAATACAACCCATGCGGTAGCGCGGGCGTTGTCGACAGGGATCATAATCGTATAA
- a CDS encoding acyl-homoserine-lactone synthase, whose protein sequence is MLRYLYGNDLNNFPLLADTMFRDRAEQFSRRLGWDVHVDDAGHERDEYDAMNPLYVIWEQADGRHGGSMRFLPTVGQTMVNDHFDHLTDGVHIESPLIWECTRFCLAPGADRRASAALALGAGELMSAFKLRHYVGVFDPRMERIYRLMGLEPEVLGTSGEGKDRIGVGLWSMNDDAFAPTLARVGVDRETSKNWLRYSLGLGQRVVTPDSMPASA, encoded by the coding sequence ATGCTGCGCTATCTCTATGGTAATGATTTGAACAACTTCCCGCTGCTTGCAGATACTATGTTCCGCGATCGTGCTGAACAGTTTTCTCGCCGGTTAGGCTGGGATGTCCATGTGGACGATGCGGGACATGAACGCGACGAATACGACGCAATGAACCCGCTCTACGTGATCTGGGAACAAGCCGATGGTCGCCACGGCGGATCGATGCGATTTCTACCTACGGTCGGTCAGACGATGGTCAATGACCACTTCGATCACCTGACGGATGGTGTGCATATCGAAAGCCCGTTGATCTGGGAATGCACGCGGTTCTGCCTTGCACCGGGTGCGGATCGTCGCGCGTCGGCCGCTTTGGCGCTGGGCGCGGGCGAGTTGATGTCAGCCTTCAAGCTGCGTCATTACGTTGGCGTATTTGACCCGCGGATGGAACGGATCTATCGCCTGATGGGACTTGAGCCAGAGGTGCTTGGAACGTCAGGTGAAGGAAAAGACCGTATCGGTGTTGGCCTTTGGTCGATGAACGATGACGCGTTTGCCCCGACCCTTGCCCGTGTGGGCGTGGATCGTGAAACCAGCAAGAACTGGTTGCGCTATTCGCTGGGTCTTGGCCAACGGGTCGTTACTCCGGACTCCATGCCCGCCAGTGCATAA